The DNA sequence CGGGATGAGCTCCTTGAGCTTGCGCGCCATCTCCACGCCGTAGGAGTACGCCTTCTCCCGGTGCACGATCGCGCTGAACGCGTCCACCGGCTCGCCCTGCAGCAGGATGTCCACCTTGACCAGGTCGGCCTCCTGCTCGCCGGCGGGCTCGTAGTCGAGCGACGCGTACCCGCGGGTGCGGGACTTGAGCTGGTCGAAGAAGTCGAAGATGATCTCGGCCAGCGGCAGGGTGTAGCGGATCTCCACCCGGTCGGTGGACAGGTAGTCCATGCCGAGCAGGGTGCCGCGGCGGCCCTGGCACAGCTCCATGATCGCGCCGATGTGCTCGGCCGGGCTGAGCACCGTGGCGCGCACCACCGGCTCGTACACCGCGGCGATCTTGCCGCCGGGGAACTCCGACGGGTTGGTGACGGTGACCTCCTTGCCGCTGTCGAGCACCACCCGGTAGGGGACGTTCGGCGCGGTGGAGATCAGCGACAGGCCGAACTCGCGCTCCAGCCGCTCGCGCACGATCTCCATGTGGAGCAGGCCGAGGAAGCCGCAGCGGAAGCCGAAGCCGAGCGCGGCCGAGGTCTCCGGCTCGTAGATGAGCGCGGCGTCGTTGAGGCGCAGCTTGTCGAGGGCCTCGCGCAGCTCCGGGTAGTCGTCGCCGTCGATCGGGTAGAGGCCCGAGTACACCATCGGCTTGGGGTGCTCGTAGCCGGGCAGCGGCTCGGTCGCCTGGCGCGCGGCCGAGGTGACCGTGTCGCCGACCCGGGCCTGGCGCACGTCCTTCACGCCGGTGATCAGGTACCCCACCTCGCCGACGCCGAGGCCGTGCTTGGACGGGATCGGCTCGGGCGAGATGACGCCGATCTCCAGGGTCTCGTGGGTGGCCCCGGTCGACATCATCATCGTGCGCTCGCGGGGGGCGAGGTGGCCGTGGACGACCCGCACGTAGGTGACGACGCCCCGGTAGATGTCGTAGACCGAGTCGAAGATGAGCGCCCGGGCCGGGGCGTCGGCGTCGCCGACCGGCGGCGGCACCTGCATGACCACGTGGTCGAGCAGCTCCTTGACGCCCTCCCCGGTCTTGCCGGAGACGCGCAGCACGTCCTGGGGCTCGCAGCCGATGAGCCCGGCGAGCTCCTCGGCGTACTTGTCCGGCTGGGCCTGCGGGAGATCGATCTTGTTGAGGACGGGGATGATGGTGAGGTCGGCGTTCATCGCCAGGTAGAGGTTGGCGAGGGTCTGCGCCTCGATCCCCTGCGCGGCGTCGACCAGCAGGATCGCGCCCTCACACGCCTCGAGCGACCGGGACACCTCGTAGGTGAAGTCCACGTGGCCCGGGGTGTCGATCATGTTGAGGACGTAGTCGACGCCGTCCGGGCCCTTCCAGGGCATCCGTACGGCCTGCGACTTGATGGTGATGCCGCGCTCCCGCTCGATGTCCATGCGGTCGAGGTACTGCGCGCGCATCTGCCGCTCGTCGACCACGCCCGTGAGCTGGAGCATGCGGTCGGCGAGCGTGGACTTGCCATGGTCGATGTGCGCGATGATGCAGAAGTTGCGGATCACCGCGGGGTCGGTCAGGCCAGGCTCAGTGCGCACCGTGGTCCG is a window from the Thermopolyspora flexuosa genome containing:
- the lepA gene encoding translation elongation factor 4, giving the protein MRTEPGLTDPAVIRNFCIIAHIDHGKSTLADRMLQLTGVVDERQMRAQYLDRMDIERERGITIKSQAVRMPWKGPDGVDYVLNMIDTPGHVDFTYEVSRSLEACEGAILLVDAAQGIEAQTLANLYLAMNADLTIIPVLNKIDLPQAQPDKYAEELAGLIGCEPQDVLRVSGKTGEGVKELLDHVVMQVPPPVGDADAPARALIFDSVYDIYRGVVTYVRVVHGHLAPRERTMMMSTGATHETLEIGVISPEPIPSKHGLGVGEVGYLITGVKDVRQARVGDTVTSAARQATEPLPGYEHPKPMVYSGLYPIDGDDYPELREALDKLRLNDAALIYEPETSAALGFGFRCGFLGLLHMEIVRERLEREFGLSLISTAPNVPYRVVLDSGKEVTVTNPSEFPGGKIAAVYEPVVRATVLSPAEHIGAIMELCQGRRGTLLGMDYLSTDRVEIRYTLPLAEIIFDFFDQLKSRTRGYASLDYEPAGEQEADLVKVDILLQGEPVDAFSAIVHREKAYSYGVEMARKLKELIPRQQFEVPIQAAIGSRVIARENIRALRKDVLAKCYGGDITRKRKLLEKQKEGKKRMKMVGRVEVPQEAFVAALATDTSSDKKK